In Ciconia boyciana chromosome 1, ASM3463844v1, whole genome shotgun sequence, the genomic stretch GTGTTTGAAATTGGTGGGTGCGAAGAGGCAGATGGCAGAATGGCACATGCTGTGTTTCCTCTGGAAGCCAAGCTAAGCACCGGCGGGTGGGAACGAGCAGAAACTAGGAGGCATTAAAACTTGCCAGCTTTTTCTGCACTTGAGAATGTTACTGGGGTAAGCTAATGACTATAGAAATCGGTCTTTTTGATACTAAGGTTGCAAAACCTTGTGTTACCATTTGGCAGCAAGATGTAACCCAGGGGTTTACACCGTGACTCCAGTAAAAGCCAAGTTTAAGACTCGGAGGAAAAGATTTGCCATTTAACTTTTTGTCTTGAGGAATATTCTCGTGACAAGCGTAGACAGTGGTGGAACTTAATCTTTACAGAAAGTGTAAATTGAACCTGTTTCCGAGCTCACTGAGGCCCAAGCTTTTTGGACGCACTCAGATGCGACTAGCAAAACAATACTAAATAGCGTATGTGTGGTGCTGGggaaaaatgtaagattttGGAATTATACTAACGGACTACACAATGCAAATAACCAGACACAGGGCCTGATCGTTACGTGTTACTTAGAGTACAACTGCATGATTTGTTTACTTTTCTaccagaaataataataattaatttttattacagatgATCTTCAATGCCGATGAGGCCCACAACATAGTTAAGGAGGTAGGTTTTAGCTAACAGCTGTATTTCAAAGGAAGTCTTTACCTTACCTTGCACTATAGTGAAAGCAGTTACTTTCATTGACCATCCCAGATAATTTCAAACTTATATGAAACTATTATTTATATCAAATAAAGATGGAGTTTCATTTGGAGCTGCTTTAAGCTTCATCTAATTGCTGTCTTCAACTACCTAAAGAGGAGAAGGTAGGTGAGAGAAGAGAGAGCCAGAATTAGCATTACAGTGGAAAGATGAGGGGCAGTAGTCACAAGTTGCAAGGGAAATTcattccagttttattttttttttcccctttatccAGCTAAAGAGTAGTTAATCACTAGAGAGGTCGCAGGGAGagcttgtggagtctccatccttagagatttttaaaacttgactGGACAAGGCCTTGAGCAACATGATCAAACTTAGAAGTTAGCCTTGGCTTGAGCAGGACGTTGCACTACGTGAGCTTGTTATTCTAgcagtgcttttgaaaaacagttttttacACAAAAAGACCGGGCTGAAAGAGAGTAGCCTGATGGTCTAAATTAAATGCCTAGTAACTGGAAAGTGATTAAGGAAGAGCCTGTGGCGTACAGATGCTGTCAGGTTTTGCAGGGAAACACCATTTTGAGAAAGGAATTCCTAGAGCGGCTCTGCAGGTCCTTTCCTACCTGCCCTGTCTGGAAGGGAAAGGGCTGGACTTCTAGAGGTGCTCTAGTACACAACAGCAAGCTCTTAGATGTCAGATAAATGACAATTCAACCCTTTATATAACTGTCCCTGCCTTGAAAGGCCGAATACGGTATGACAGAGTCTCTTTACTTCCACACCAGGCTCTGGGAGTAAAGCCAAGTGTTTCTGCCTCTGACTGAAAGCTTAACCAGAGCCGAGGAGTTCTAGCACTGGGTACATTTCTGGAAGGACCAAAATCCCCGAGGGACCTTGTCCTTCTTCTGTCTTCTATTCTGTTTTGTGAATGTTTGTTTCCATTGAGTCCTTTGTCCAGCTTTATACACTGTGATCAGCCACTAATTGGGCTTTTTAAGATCCCGGCACGAGTCTCTTGCACAGCCTGTTAGTGGGTGGCTAGTGCATGGTATTCATCTTGCTGAATCAGAGGAGAacatagttttattttacttaccTTTTCTAGGTGTGCATTTCTTAACCAAATTTCTCAATTTTAAGAAGTATCCATCAGCACATAATTCTGAATTTCTTAGGAGTAGAGAATGCAGTTTAAGAGTTACAGTTAGAGAGAAGGCTTTCTGTGCAATCATTTTAAGTTTATGCAAGGGTTGGCCAATCTGTAGCTGTGGGAGAACATGCAATTTTCAAGCAGTTCAGATATTTCTTGTGCTGCAAGATAGGACCTTTGAGTACCTCTCACTCTCACGTCTTCCTCATCTTTTAAGCTGGGGTATGCATTTCACTGTTGTCGCTCTAGCTCTGAAGATTTTGGCATATTGCTCACAGGCTCTGAAAGGCTGGCCAGCCCAAGCTGACATTATTGATTTGAGTAGTACCATCTCCATTACAGTAGCTTCTGAAAGCCAAGCTGGAGTAGGCAGTCATTAGGAACACTGGGATGTGTTAGTATCTTCACTGGTAAATAGATCCATTCACTTAACTTGGTACTTAAAGCATATGGCTAAGGTTTTTCCTACAAGAAATGTTCAGTCAGAGCCTCGTTTTTCTCCATGTAATAACATGGTAGATATGTACTAAAAATAAGTTTCCAAGAAGGTTCATTTTACTTCCCATTCAGCAACTGATACCTGATGAGCTCAAGTGATTTAAAGTAATCCAGTTGCCAGATAAAATTCCTCAGATTATGCAAGGCATTTTAAACCTCTACCTTTTGAAGTATgttcactgtaatttttttttctctattttagtGCATAGAAAGTGTTTTAGGCAAGGCAGATTATAATCACAACAAAGTCAACCAGTGGACTGCTGCTATAGTAGAACAGTCACTGACGCACCTGGTAAAACTCGGAAAAACATATAAGTACATTGGTAAGTACAAGCAGTCATACTTTTACCGCATACAGTCACAATAAATAATTGCTGAAAGGTTCATTTGAATGCAGTGCTATAGTCAATAGAAAGTTTTAAACTGTAAACAAAGCAGAGCAGATACCTGAACTCTTCTGTTATATAGATTTTTAGTAATACCTGCAGTAAAACCATGGCAGTTTCACTTGGGCTAAGCATGCCAGCAACATTTAGCACAGAAGATGACATGTTACACAGTCTTTCCTGATTGTTAAGCAACCCAAAACTATTATATCAGCTTTTTGATACCAGTTTAGGAAATAGATTCTGTTtatcttaaataaaattttcagtaCGATTAAGCTTCCTATGAATACAGATATTTGAAAGACTTTAGTCGTAGGCTCAGTCATGTCCCATTGTATTTATATGTGTATCTGTGGAAGGGAAATGGAAACAAGTAGAAGTTTAACCCACTTTGGTCCTTATGTGGAGTGTTGATGTAGTAGCAGGTGTTTGCactctgttctgttttgaaagTCTTGGGTTCAGATTGTCACTGGTTTTATGACCATCGCAGGTCAGTCTAGAAATGCTGCATGTTAGTAGAGTGTGGTTTCAGAGAGCAGTCAACCAGTACTTTTGGGAAACAACTCTCATCAAGTGCGACTTCTGCTGTACCTGTGAGGACAGCACCTGCAATCCCATTCTGAGGTGCACATGACACAAGCCGTATCTAAGTagtttaaaagataaaaaccaTAATCCTATTAGCAAGCATTTTGTTAAAGCCATTGTCTTTATGCaagtaaaaataatcacaaaatgAATCCCAAATTCTTGAGGAAAATACTGGGGGCGAGGGGGTAGTCAAAAAAGGTTTTGGCTTTGCTgagtgctgcctgccagccaTTTGAAAACATAATGCAGGCTTGAGTTCAGAAGTACTGAATGATTCACCTCTTCTGCTTTAATAATGAATTCCTTGATTTTATGACTATCTTGCAGTAACCTGTGCGGTGATGCAGAGGAGTGGAGCTGGTCTTCACACAGCAAGCTCGTGCTTCTGGGATACCACAACTGATGGTAAGTTTCCTCagtcaaattaaaaatttgtaGTAAAAGAGATGTAACTTACTGCTCAGTTGTAACAGGTTGAACATTTTCAAGAGTGATTGTAGAAGCAGTAGCTTCCAGGATTAGGTGCTTGTTTATAATCCCAGCAGAAATATTCTGTTAGCAGTCAGTGCCTGCATTAAGAGCGATTGCTTTGTAAATTATGAGAAGCAGGAGTAGAAATGCCTTCATTCTgaaaaaagagtgaaaacatTTAATCCTCGTCAGTAACCATAGATCAGTTGAAGAGGCAGTAAAATGTTGCTCGCAGTAAATACAAGTGGTTAGCCCTAAACATATCTGCCTGTCTGCTGTAAGGGGGCAGCTGTACTTTGGAGGAGAACAGAACTTggtaaaaaatagaaatagtttGACTAACGGTATGTGTTTCAGTTGCTTAACTATCAGCCAAGCTTTGGATGTGTTCTATTGCTTCTACATTAgttctaaatgcattttttcccaggTTCAGAGTATCGTGGGgaaacaagattaaaataatcttatgTCTGTCACAGACTCAGAAAGGTCTTTTTAGAAGAGGGCActaaaatttaactttaaaatagaGATGGCATTAGAAAGTTAACGaaggttgaaaaaaaaatcataaagtgAAGTTAGGTAACCAAGTACAGTTTAATCTTCATATTTCTTTGGCTTGTAAGGCATTGATAcaatagaagaggaaaaattacaGAAGGTAAATAC encodes the following:
- the DYNLT3 gene encoding dynein light chain Tctex-type 3, which codes for MEEFHPHNDEMIFNADEAHNIVKECIESVLGKADYNHNKVNQWTAAIVEQSLTHLVKLGKTYKYIVTCAVMQRSGAGLHTASSCFWDTTTDGTCTVRWENRTMNCIVNVFAVAIIL